TTTCTAGCGCTCGTTCATGCAGGCTTTTAAATCGGCCTGAGGCACCACCGTGACCCGCTTCCAAGTCGGTTTTAAAGATCAGTACATTATCATCCGTTTTATATTCTCTGAGCTTGGCAACCCACTTCATGGGCTCCCAATACTGCACTTGCGAGTCGTGCAGGCCTGTGGTGACTAGAATATTTGGATAGGCTTTGGCTTCAATATTGTCATACGGCGAATACGCTAAAATATTCTGGTAGTCCGCTTCATTATTCGGATTACCCCATTCATCATACTCGTTGGTGGTCAATGGGATTGACTCATCCAACATGGTAGTTAACACATCCAAGAAAGGCACATGGCAGCCTAACCCTAAATACAGCTCTGGAGCTTGGTTTGCAATTGCCCCCATTAACAGGCCGCCTGCACTTCCACCTGATGCAAACACTTTGTCTTTATGGCCGTAACCCTGCTCAACCAAGGCCTTGGTAACATCAATAAAGTCGTTGAAGGTATTTTGCTTATGGGCTTTTTTGCCTTGCTCATACCATTCACGACCAAGCATCTCAGAACCTCGAATATGCGCAATCGCGTATACAAATCCTCTATCTAACAGGCATAGAATTTGACTAGAGAAGTTAGGGTCGATAGTAATACCATAAGAGCCATAGCCATACTGCAATAATGGATTGCTACCGTCTTGATTAAACTTATCTTTTCGATACACCAAAGATACAGGGACTTTAACGCCATCTCTTGCGGTAATATGCAAACGTTCAGAGTGATAATATTCAGGTTTAAAATCACCTAACACTTGCTGCTGCTTTTTAAGCGTTTTCTTGCCTGTGGTTAAATCACAATCGTACACTGAGCTGGGAGTTGTCATACTCGAGTAGTGGATACGAATATTACTTGAACTTGGCTCAGGGTTATTTCCTACCGTGGCAAAATAACAAGCATCATCAAATCCAAGGTGATAGCTCTGCCCTTGATAATCGTGGACAACAAAACGGATCTGCCCTTGTTCACGCTCAGTCAGCACAAAGTGACTATTAAACAGCTCCAAGCCTTCTAATAGTACATGGTCGCGATGGGCAACCAACTCTTCCCACTGCTCGATATCACCAACGGTTGCCGCTGTTGCACGCATTAAACGGAAGTTTTTAGCGTTCTTATTACTCAGGATGTAAAAGAACTCTCCCATTTTTTCAAGACCATATTCATGGCCAGCTTCTCTTGGAATAAGGGTGCTAAACTCACCGCAAGGATCGTTTGCATCCAGTATTAACTGATCGCTCGTTTCCGTCGCTGCGAGATAGATATAAATAGCGCTTTCGTCACGACTTTTACCCAATCCCATATAAAATTGGCGATCTTGCTCTTCAAACACCAAAATATCATCGCTTTGTGGCGTTC
This portion of the Pseudoalteromonas sp. GCY genome encodes:
- a CDS encoding S9 family peptidase — encoded protein: MEKTQPLAKKQPKSLLHHNHERIDNYYWMRDDERKNADVLAHLKAENDYCEAQMAPHQALQTQLFEEMKGRIVKDDSSVPAKDGNYWYVSEVSGDEEYARYYRASQEDLSDKKLLLDINQLAAGNEFYDIGDITVSPDEQLLAYSEDTDGRRIYTIKFLDLNTNTLLQDVLYNTEGQVIWANDNKTVFYVKKDEQTLLGFQVYRHVLGTPQSDDILVFEEQDRQFYMGLGKSRDESAIYIYLAATETSDQLILDANDPCGEFSTLIPREAGHEYGLEKMGEFFYILSNKNAKNFRLMRATAATVGDIEQWEELVAHRDHVLLEGLELFNSHFVLTEREQGQIRFVVHDYQGQSYHLGFDDACYFATVGNNPEPSSSNIRIHYSSMTTPSSVYDCDLTTGKKTLKKQQQVLGDFKPEYYHSERLHITARDGVKVPVSLVYRKDKFNQDGSNPLLQYGYGSYGITIDPNFSSQILCLLDRGFVYAIAHIRGSEMLGREWYEQGKKAHKQNTFNDFIDVTKALVEQGYGHKDKVFASGGSAGGLLMGAIANQAPELYLGLGCHVPFLDVLTTMLDESIPLTTNEYDEWGNPNNEADYQNILAYSPYDNIEAKAYPNILVTTGLHDSQVQYWEPMKWVAKLREYKTDDNVLIFKTDLEAGHGGASGRFKSLHERALEMAFFISLLDGRS